From the Streptomyces sp. NBC_00390 genome, the window GTCACAGCCGTAATTCTCCCGACGTGTCGGGGGAGACCGCCAGCGAGAAGGAATGGCCCGCCGGGTCCGTGTACACGCGCTCGTCGCGGGGTCCGTGGTTGTCCCTTGCCGAAACCGGCCGCGCGCCGAGGCCGATCGCCTCCCGCTCCGCCTCGTCCATGTCGCCCCGCGCCACCAGGATGCGCAGGTGTGCCTGCTGCGCGTCCTCCGGCCGGGGCCAGCTTGGCGGGGCGTACCCGTGGTCGCGTCGCATCGCCAGATGGACGCCCTGCTGTCCCAGCACTTCCACGAAGTCGGGGTCGCTGCCGACCCGTACCTCGGCGGAGAGTAACCCCGCGTAGAACTCGGCCAGTTCGGTGGGCTCGGCGGCGTCGAGAACCAGGACGCTCATCTTTTGAACCGTCATACGACCCGGCTACCCCCGGCCGCCGGTCGCATACCGCAACGACCGCGGTGGGCGACGGAGCGGGGGCCTGCGGGTGAGCCGCAGACTGATCGAACCACATGGCGAGCTTCGGGTGCCACAGCAGGGCTGGAACGTGTTGCTGTCCTTGCGCAGCACCTTGGCGGACTTCCAGGTGGCTCCGTCGTCGTACGACACCGACACCTTGGCGCCGGCCATCGCGGTGGAGCCGGTCCGCCCTTGGCCCTGGTGCCGTCCACGGTGAGGGTGAAGGGCAGGCCCGCCCGCGCCTGGTTAAGCTCGTTCAGCGGCAGGTCGTAGTCGAGCACGACCACCGGCAGGGGCTCGCAGTCCTTGGGGGTGGGAACTGAAATTCCCCTCATTGACGGCCTCAGGCATCAGGTGACGCGCCGCCGTCGGCGGCACGCAGGCCACGGTCGGGGCCCCATTCGGTGAGCAGCAGGGCGATGTCGTCCGCTCGGTAGGAGGAGCCGCGGGCGTTGTGCAGGAGCCGGTCGGCGAGTTCGTCGAGCGTGTCCGCGCGGGCGTGGGCCAGGGATGCTCGCAAGCGGTCGATCCCCACGTCGATGTCGACTCCGGGTTCCTCGACCAGGCCGTCGGTGTAGAGGGCGAGGACGGATCCCGGCGGGAGAGTGATCCGGGTCGTGGGATATGCGCTTGCGCGTTCCACTCCGAGGACGGGGCCGATGTCCAGGTCGAGGGCGTCGGTCGTGCCGTCGGGATGGCGAAGCAGGGGTGGGGGGTGGCCGGCGGTGACGGCGTGGGCGTGGTGACCGTGGGGTTCGAGGCGGATGTAGCAGCAGCTGGCCAGCAGGGGGGAGTCGAGGTCGATGAGGGTTCGGTTGACGCCCGCCATCACATCCCCAGGTGTATGGCCCACTGCTGCGAAGGCTCGTACCGCACTGCGCAATTGGGCCATGGTGGCCGCGGCGGCGATGCTGTGCCCCTCCACGTCTCCGATGACGAGACAGGTCCCGTTGTCGGTGGGGATGACGTCGTACCAGTCGCCGCCGATGTCCATTCCGCTGGTGCCGGGCAGGTAGCGCGCAACGACATGGATTCCAGGGATTACCGGCAGCCGGTGCGGCAGGAGCGCCTGCTGCAGGCCGCGCGCGACGGCGAACTCCGAGTCGTACAACCGCGCTCTTTCCAACGCCTGGGCGATCAGCCCGGCCAGGGCAGTCAGGACGCCGCGGTCCTTCTCCGTGAACCGATGGACCTCGTCGAAGCCGAGGACGCAGGTGCCCACAGGACGGCCGGAGGCGATCAACGGCAGATATGCCCAGGAACTCACTTCGCCCGTGGGGATGCCCGGATAACCCCGGGACAGGTCCTGCTGCGACTCGATGAACAGCGGCGCGCCAGAGGTCAGGGCCTCGGTGCCGGGCAGGCGGGCGTGCAGCGGCATGCCCTCCAGCCAGTCGAGGAAGTCTTCGTGGTGGCCGGTGTGAAAGAGCCGGTGCATCGCTTTGTCACGAACCACGTAGATCGCCATCTGCTGGCCTCCGAAGGCCGGCAGAAGCTGGTCGCCGACGGCCTCGCAGACCTCGCGTGCGGTGACCGCCTCAGTCAACGCGCTCCCCAGCTGCAGGACGTGATACATGACGCCCAGTCGCGCCGGCGGAGCGGTGGGTGCTGCCTCGGCCGTAAAGGTGGATGGTGTCGGGGTCGGGTGCGGCTGACCCAAAGGCACCACCCGGCCGGTCGCCCCGTCGGCCTCCGGGTGGAGGGAGAAGGCGAGCCACTGGTCGGGCGGTCGGCGGGCCAGGAAGGAGGACGGCGTCTGCGAGATCATCGCGGACCGGTGCCGGTACTCGATGTCGGGGTCGGACAGCCATGGCAGCACGTCCCAGAGAAACCCGCCCAGCACCTCATCACCAGAAACGCCCAACAGTCGCAGGGCGCTGCGATTGGCATAGGTGACCCGCCCGTCGGGAGCGAGGGAGAACAGCCCGTCCCGCAACCGCTCGACCGCAGCTACAGCCGCACGGCCGGCCCGGGCGTCCACAACCGCGCCCACCAGGTGGGTGCCTGCCCGCGCGTCGTCGGCCGCCGGCACGCGGCCCCACAACTCGACCGTGCGACACCCCTCGCCGTTGCCGCCGTCCCGGCTGTCCCGTACGCGCAGGCGCCTCGCGGTGATCCGGCCCGCGTCGGCTGCCTCCCTGGCCCCGGCCCGGAAGGCGACACGATCGCCCGGGTGCAGGCAGGAAGCAAGCGTTTCGGCCCGTCCGTCGAAAGCATCGGGGTCGAGACCGAAGATCGCACACAGCTCGTCGTCCACAGTGAAGGTGCCCAAGGCGAGGTTCCAGTCGAACAAGCCGACCCGCACGGCCGCTGCCGAGGGAGCCGGGGTCTCGACGGGAACCGTCCCCGGCTCGCACTCGACCGGATCACCGGTACGGGCGCGCAGGGCGGCAAGGGAGCCCCCGAGCCGGTTCGCGACGGTCCGCATCTGGCGCCGCTGGGCCTTGGACAGCCCTTCACTGCCCGGTGAAGCCGCCCAGACGACCGCCAGCGAACCGAAAGTCTTCCCACGCGCACCCACTGGCACGGAGCAGGAACCGAAGGCATACGGCAGAGCCACCGCGAGCTGGGGATACCGCCGCATCGTCTCCTCCGCGTCGGCCAGATGGACGGTGCGCCCAGAGCTGTATGCCACGGCGACCGGAATGGGACTGCTCACCGGGATGAGGCGCCAGCCACCGAGGAGGGACGGCGGCGTCCCGCACGTCGCGGCGAGCACGATCGACCGGCGGTCGCGGGAGCGGAGGAAAATGCTCCCCGCGTACGCGCCGGTTCCTTCGACGGCCTCGACGACGGCCGCGGCGAGCAGATCCTCACGCTCCACCGGTACGCCGATGGTCATTCCGCTCATGCATCCAGTGTGCGCAGGTCACGCCGACAGGGCCCAGCGTGGCAACTCGGCGATACGCAGCGGTTACAGACTGCATGGGCGGTCCCGTCCCGGCCAGCGGCCGCCGGCTCCAGGGCGGGTTCAGCGTCCGAGGGATGGTCGGCGCTGAAGGCGGGACGGGCCGCTGACGAAGGAGACCAAGGCCGCCTCGCCCCATCCGACCAGTGCCGATCCCTTCCGGTCCCGAGAGGGTGCCATCCCCGACCGCCGCCACCGCGGGTGCGTGAGGCGACCTGGACGGGGAACTCGAGCCAGCGAAGCCAACGATTCGCGATCTTAAGGATCCGGCCATGACGATGGCACGAGACATCATGACAGCCGGCGCCGAGTGCATCGGCGAATCCTGCCAGAGCCGGATTCAGGCGTACGCCGACACCTGTTTCAGCGCGGTCGACCCGGGCAGGGCTCCTGGCTTTGCGGACCAGCGCCTTCAGATCGTGGTCCAGCACCAGACGCACGCCGGCTTTGATCATCAGCCGTTCGTGCCGGGCGACTTCGACTCCGTCGTCATGGACCACCAGATCAGAGGCGTGCAGCATCACCCGCACCCGCCTTCCGATCAGCCGCACCGGCACCGAGTAGGACCACTGAGCAGGCGACAGCGCCTTTTGAGGAAATCCGAAGCGCCGTCGACGGTGACAAGACCGGCGACCTGGGGGAAGTCGGTGCGCGCGAGCAGAAGTGCGGTCATCGCGCCCCAAGAGGCCTCGACGACCACATAGGGGGTCGTTCACCCGCTGCGGCGAGCACCGCTCGCAGGTCCCTGGCACCGTCTTCTGCCGTCGTGGGCTGTGGGACTCGGGTCGAGGGGCTCAGCGACACCGACGGCCTCGTCGAAACCCGCCACCACCCCATTGGTGCCTCAACACGCTGCTGCACACTCTCGACGAACCGCGCCGGTCCTCAACGACACCTGCCGGTGGCTCCTGCGCGACACCCCGCCGACCACGACGACGTCGCGATCCTCATCGCACAAGCCATGCCAGCACGTTGACGCGGGCCGTGTCCTCCCGGCCGTAGCCGCGTTGGTGGGTTCGACGCGTGCATTGGCTTGGGCCCCACGGCGGGCCGGTGCGCCCAGGAATGCTCGTCCTGCGACCACGAGATGACGTTTGCGGCCGTTGACGATCCAGCCGCCTGGGCGGTTTCGCGACTGTCCAGGTCAGCTTCCGCGACGGATCTGCGTGGCGGACGATGTTCGGGCACCCGTTGGCCGTGGTCCCGTAGAGCCGGCCCACAAACGATGCGTCTGCCCGTAGCTGCGCTAACGCTGCCCGAAGGCCGTGGGCGCTTCTCAGGATGCGACCGACACGATTCGGGCGAGACTGGTGAGTACAGGACCGGCATTGGGCGGTGGCTCTCATGCCGAGGCGGCCGCCCCTCGCGGCCTGAAATCTCCGGGCTGTTGATGGCCGGCCCCGCCCGAAGTGAGCAGGATCAGGTGCCCCCTTCGTTGCGCTCCCAAAATCGTCCCCAGTGGCCGCCGTTGGGGCAGAGACCACTGACAGCAGCAGTCTGCGCGGCACAGGCGGGTCCCGCGGGAACGATAGAGGTGACGTGCGCATGGACGATCAGACCAAGATGGCGCTTGCAGGGGCCATAGCAGGCGGTTACGTGCTGGGCCGTACGAAGAAGGGGAAGCTCGCCCTGAGCGTGGCGACATATCTGGCGGGCAGGCGGTTCGGTCTTGAGCCGCGCCAGCTTGCTGCTGAGGGGATGCGCAGGCTGGGGGAGATTCCGCAGGTCGCCGAACTGCAGGACCAGCTGAAGGGGGAGTTCCTCGAGGCCGGCCGCAAGGCAGTGACGGCTGCGGCCACTCGCGGCATGGGGACGCTCGCGGACACGCTCCGTGAGCGCACGGCCAGCCTCGGCAAGGAGGCGGAGGAAGAGCCGGAGTACGAGGAAGAGGAAGAGCCGGAGGAGGAGTACGAGGGAGAGGAGGACACGGAAGAGGAAGGGGAGGAGGAGGAAGAGGAGGAGCCTGAACCCGAGCGCCCGCAGCGCCGGAGAAGCTCCCGGAGGCCGGCTCGGCCCGAGAGGGGTAGCGCGTCAAGGCGAGAGAGGGCCCCCTCTGCCCGGAGTTCCTCCGGGCCGAAGGAACCATCCCGGAGGAGGAAGTCCTCTGCGACGAAGCCGGCCGCGAAGAAAGCAGCCCCAGCCAAGAAGTCTGCCGCCAGGAAGCAGGCTCCCGCAAAGAAGGCGGCGTCTTCAGGGCGGGCTGCGAAGAAGACCTCCAAGCGCGCCGATCACCGGAGGTAGCCCGCCATGGCAGGGAAGGAGACGAAGCAGGCACAGACGCTGGAGTCGGGGGTGGGCGGACTGCGTGAGGCGCTGTCGGGTTTCGTCGGTTCACAGGTGGAACGGCTCGCGGAGAAGGCCGGCGACAAGCTCACGGACGTCACGGGGCAGCTCACCGATGTCGCGGACAACGGCGGCTCACTGCTCAAAATCGGCTCACGCATCCTCGAGGGCGAGTCCCCCGTGAAGGCGTTCCTGTCCGAGAAGGCCAAAGGCCTCAGGGACAGTGTCGTGGACAAGGCCAAGGAGGCGTTCGGCGGCGGCAAGGGCAAGTCCAGCAGCAACAAGAGCATGAACATCATTGAGGTCCTCGACGTCGGCGTGCCCCTGCGCACGGCCTACGACTGCTGGACCCAGTACGAGGAGTTCAGCAGCTTCACCAAGGGCGTTCACAACGTCTCGATGAGCGACGAGATGACCAGCGACTGGAAGGTCAAGGTCGGCCCCTCCTCCCGCAGTTTCAAGGCGACTGTTCATGAGCAGATCCCGGACGACCGGATCGTCTGGACCTCCGAAGGCGCCAAGGGGACGACCAACGGTGCCGTGAGTTTTCACGAACTGGCGCCGACGCTGACGCGGATCGTCCTGGTCCTGGAGTACTACCCGTCCGGGTTCTTCGAAAAGACCGGCAATCTTTGGCGGGCCCAGGGCCGCCGGGTTCGGCTGGACTTCAAGCACTTCCAGCGGTACGTCACTCTCACCGAGGAAGAGCCGGAAGGCTGGCGCGGCGAGATCCGGGACGGCGAAGTCGTCATGTCGCACGACGAAGCGATGGAAGAGGAAGAAGCAGCACAGGCCGAGGGGCCGGAGAGTGACGGCGAGTACGAAGCCGCGGAAGACGAAGAGGGCGATGCTGAGGACGAAGAGGAAGGGGACGTCGAGGAAGACGAATGGGAGGACGAGGCCGTCGATGAGGACCGGGAGGAATGAGGATGCGAACCGTGAACGGCGGCAGCAGCTAACCACGTTGACGACCGATGCCGTGCCGTGAGGGCATCACCGACCCTCATGACGAATCCGGGGAGCGACCCGCAGGCGCCGGATGTTCCAGCCCTGTAGTTCACTACTGCGGGAGGCGGCCAGTGGGGTGCTCCCTTCACTCTGTCAGTCAATGCTGGTTGCAGACGTAGGGAGCTCAGGACGCGGATGAAACTCTGGCTGAGCGGTGGCGTGCGTCGCGGAGAGGGCCTCCTGCCCGGTGGAGGCTTGTCAGGGCTTGTCGGTAGGAGGCGATGAGGCCGGCCTCACGGTAGGGGATGCCCAGCTCGCTGTTTACGCCGAAGGCGACCTCGACTGGGTCGTCTCGGTCGACTCCACCATCGTCCGATCCCACCGACACGCCGCCGGAGCCCGCCAAAAGGGGCCCCGGCCGACGAGCGGGACGATCATGCCATCGGACGCTCACGCGGCGGACTGCCAGGCGGCTGCTCGAGCACTGCCCGGAACTGGACCGAACCCACGACCTGGTGCGTCAATTCGCCGCCATGCTCGACGCCCGCGACGCCGCCCCGCCGGCGGAGTGGCTCGAGCAACTCACGACCGCCCGCCTCCCAACCCTGGCCAGCCTGGCCAACGCCATCCGCGAGGACCAGCCCGCAGTCGTGCAGGGCATCACCACCCCGTTCAACTCCGGCGTCAACGAAGGCCGCATCACCGACCTGAAACTCCAGAAACGGATCATGGCCGGCCGCGGGGAGTCCCGCTGCTCCGCCACCGCGTCATCCTCATGGCCCTGCTCCGACGCCGCCACCTGTGACGGAGCGTCACCGGCGCACGGTGGCACACTCCAGCTCCACGGAAATCTTGCCAGGGCCAGCCGAGCCTGTACGCCGACAACCGTCGCCGTAGGGCCACGTGGTGACGCGCAGAGCCGCGCCCGGGACTTCAGCAACGGTCGCCGTGGAAGCCGTCAGAGCGCGACGCAGCTGTTCCGCCTCCCGCTCGACCAGGGCGGCGAGGCAGGTCACCGCGTCGGCACTGAAGAGGACCTCCTGAGAGTCTGGGACGGACGTCTGCCAGGGCACGGCCGGGCAAGCGGCTATCGGTGAAGCGCCTTGTCCAACTGGGGAGTTCAAGTCCGTTGGCACTCGCCGTACCGGCGAGGAACGAGCAGGTGGTCTCCCCGTGAAGGAGTGGGACGCGGGTCGATGGTCGCCGGGTTTCAACGGCTTCGCCACCGCACGACTCCGCCGGGGCGCATTGGTCGCGCCCTCTGGGTCATCGACAGACCGTGGCACACCCGACCATCGGGGGCTGAAGCGGGCGTCGTGCTGTGACGGTGACCGCCGCGGCGGTCACCGTCACAGCCGAATCGGCGAAGAAGACCGCGGCAAACCCGGGCTCCGTTTTCGGCTACACCACCGCGCCCGCCGGCACCAACACAACCATGCGCGCGCTGTGCGTTACTGCTGCCGGTGGTGTGGAATGTCAGTCGGGCCAGGCGCCGGTGAGACGGTGCAGGGTGGCGGCGCCGCCGCGGTCGACCGCCGCCTTGACCCCGGCGAAGATCGCACCCTGGAGGGTGGCGGCGGTCAGGACCTCCGGCCAGCTGCGGTCCCTGTCGGTGGCGTCGGGGGCATCGTCGTCGTGACCGAGTACCTTCCACGCCTGTTTGAAGACTGCGCCGGCCACGGCACCGCTCACGGCGCCGAGCGCCAGGCCGACCGGCTTGTAGGCGACTTTGGACGCTTTCATTCAGCACCTCCTGCTGTGCCTGGCGAAGAAGACGACGGCGAGCGCGCCCACAGCCGCGGCGATCAGCAGGCTGCGTCCGCTGCGCGCGGACTGGGCCACCTGATAGACCTTCTCCCGGGTCGGCTCCGACGCCCTGTCCTGGATCTTGTCTCCCAGGACGTGGGCGGTCTCGGTCAGCTGCTGCCTGGCGTGGGCTGCCTTCTCGCGTACCGGTTGGGGAGTCTTGTCCTGCGCGACATGCAGAGCGCGGGCGGCCTTGTCCTGGATCTGACTCTTGACCTTCGCTGTCTTCTGCCGTGCCTGGGCTTTGACGTCGGACTTGGCGGTCAGAGCCGCGACAGTCTCGCCGAGTTCCTCGCGGGTTTCCTTCACCTGATCCCGCAGTTCCTCGGGAGTGGGGGTGGAGTCGTTGTTCTGGGACTGGTCCGTCATCGGTGTGCCCTCTCCTTGACTTCGGCCACGTCTGCCTTGACGCCGTCGACGGCCTGCTCGGGTGCGGGTGGGCCGGCCTGGCTGACCTGCTTCTTGCCCACGCCGGCGAGCACGCCGGTTACCGCCGCAAAGACGGCGGTCACGGTCAGCGCCGAGACCCACAGCGGCCACAACAGGTCCAGCGCCACTATCGCGGTGGCCGCGAGTGCCTGCAGGGCGATGAAGCCCATCACCCCGGCTCCGCCGAACAGGCCGCCGCCGATCCCGAACCGTTTGCCCTTCTGCTGCATCTCCGCCTGCGCCAGACGCAACTCCTGGCGCATCAGCCGGGAGATCTGCTCCGATGCCTGCTTGACCAGCTCGCCCACCGATTCCTCGGTGTCCGAGCCCGGCGGGCCCACTGACCTGGTCATCATTGTCACCTGCCCCTCTCTGTTGGCGCCCGGGGCTTCAGACCTTCGTGTCGTGTACGGGTCGTTTCCAGGCGGGTACCCGAACCCCATCGCCGCACTCAGTCGCAGAAGGATCCCTTTGGTCGGGGTGCGTGGTGGACCAGCCAGGCACTGGCGATGCCGATGACGGCGCCGGCCGCGAATGTCGCTGGGTAGTGGGCTGTGGTGTGGACGCGCTCGATGGCCACCAGAGTGAGGTGGGGCTACTGCGGCGGTGAAGTCTATGGCCACGGTGTGCCCGGAGGGAGGGAAGAGCTGCCCGGCAGGTCTTCGACGTCGTGGTGCGGGACCAACTGCTCTGGCGGCCTGCGCCGTTCGGACAGACGCTTGCACACCGCGTTGGGTGAGCTCTCCGGTCGCGGCCATGGTCATGGCGGGCGCAATCAGAGTTTGCTTCCCTGGGCCGTGGCCTCGACCGCTGGCAGCAGCGGCCGCGCCCAGGGCGGGTCCAAGGAGGCGGCCCGGCACGTCAGCTGGCGGTCGTGGCGACGGAGGACGAGGCGCATGATCACCTGCTTCCCCTCCTGCGCCCTCCAGCGCCGCAGCTCACAGGCTGCGCGGGTCGATGGGCTGCCTCACGAATCGCCCGTCTCGCTGCGGTTCGCATCACTCCATGTGCGGGTGTCCCGGGGCTCAACATAGGGCTCCTCTTCGGCGGGGTGCCCGCCGACGATCGCGCGTTCGCGCGCCAGCTCGGCATCGAACTCCAGGCCGAGCAAGATCGCCAGGTTCGTGATCCACAGCCATACCAGGAAGATGATCACCCCGGCCAGGGTGCCGTAGGTCTTGTTGTAGGACGCGAAGTTCGCCACGTACAGCGCGAAGCCCGCCGAAGCGATCATCCAGATCACCAGAGCCAGGAAGCTGCCAGGAGTGATCCACCTGAATCCGCGGACCCTTGCGTTCGGTGACGCCCAGTACAGGATGGCGATCATGATAGTGACGAGCAGGACCAGGACCGGCCACTTAGCGATTGACCACACCGTCAACGCCGCATCGCCTATTCCCAGAGCGGTGCCGACCTGCT encodes:
- a CDS encoding VOC family protein, whose product is MTVQKMSVLVLDAAEPTELAEFYAGLLSAEVRVGSDPDFVEVLGQQGVHLAMRRDHGYAPPSWPRPEDAQQAHLRILVARGDMDEAEREAIGLGARPVSARDNHGPRDERVYTDPAGHSFSLAVSPDTSGELRL
- a CDS encoding SpoIIE family protein phosphatase, coding for MSGMTIGVPVEREDLLAAAVVEAVEGTGAYAGSIFLRSRDRRSIVLAATCGTPPSLLGGWRLIPVSSPIPVAVAYSSGRTVHLADAEETMRRYPQLAVALPYAFGSCSVPVGARGKTFGSLAVVWAASPGSEGLSKAQRRQMRTVANRLGGSLAALRARTGDPVECEPGTVPVETPAPSAAAVRVGLFDWNLALGTFTVDDELCAIFGLDPDAFDGRAETLASCLHPGDRVAFRAGAREAADAGRITARRLRVRDSRDGGNGEGCRTVELWGRVPAADDARAGTHLVGAVVDARAGRAAVAAVERLRDGLFSLAPDGRVTYANRSALRLLGVSGDEVLGGFLWDVLPWLSDPDIEYRHRSAMISQTPSSFLARRPPDQWLAFSLHPEADGATGRVVPLGQPHPTPTPSTFTAEAAPTAPPARLGVMYHVLQLGSALTEAVTAREVCEAVGDQLLPAFGGQQMAIYVVRDKAMHRLFHTGHHEDFLDWLEGMPLHARLPGTEALTSGAPLFIESQQDLSRGYPGIPTGEVSSWAYLPLIASGRPVGTCVLGFDEVHRFTEKDRGVLTALAGLIAQALERARLYDSEFAVARGLQQALLPHRLPVIPGIHVVARYLPGTSGMDIGGDWYDVIPTDNGTCLVIGDVEGHSIAAAATMAQLRSAVRAFAAVGHTPGDVMAGVNRTLIDLDSPLLASCCYIRLEPHGHHAHAVTAGHPPPLLRHPDGTTDALDLDIGPVLGVERASAYPTTRITLPPGSVLALYTDGLVEEPGVDIDVGIDRLRASLAHARADTLDELADRLLHNARGSSYRADDIALLLTEWGPDRGLRAADGGASPDA
- a CDS encoding histone protein → MDDQTKMALAGAIAGGYVLGRTKKGKLALSVATYLAGRRFGLEPRQLAAEGMRRLGEIPQVAELQDQLKGEFLEAGRKAVTAAATRGMGTLADTLRERTASLGKEAEEEPEYEEEEEPEEEYEGEEDTEEEGEEEEEEEPEPERPQRRRSSRRPARPERGSASRRERAPSARSSSGPKEPSRRRKSSATKPAAKKAAPAKKSAARKQAPAKKAASSGRAAKKTSKRADHRR
- a CDS encoding SRPBCC family protein, with the protein product MAGKETKQAQTLESGVGGLREALSGFVGSQVERLAEKAGDKLTDVTGQLTDVADNGGSLLKIGSRILEGESPVKAFLSEKAKGLRDSVVDKAKEAFGGGKGKSSSNKSMNIIEVLDVGVPLRTAYDCWTQYEEFSSFTKGVHNVSMSDEMTSDWKVKVGPSSRSFKATVHEQIPDDRIVWTSEGAKGTTNGAVSFHELAPTLTRIVLVLEYYPSGFFEKTGNLWRAQGRRVRLDFKHFQRYVTLTEEEPEGWRGEIRDGEVVMSHDEAMEEEEAAQAEGPESDGEYEAAEDEEGDAEDEEEGDVEEDEWEDEAVDEDREE
- a CDS encoding DUF4235 domain-containing protein, whose amino-acid sequence is MKASKVAYKPVGLALGAVSGAVAGAVFKQAWKVLGHDDDAPDATDRDRSWPEVLTAATLQGAIFAGVKAAVDRGGAATLHRLTGAWPD
- a CDS encoding DUF3618 domain-containing protein; translated protein: MTDQSQNNDSTPTPEELRDQVKETREELGETVAALTAKSDVKAQARQKTAKVKSQIQDKAARALHVAQDKTPQPVREKAAHARQQLTETAHVLGDKIQDRASEPTREKVYQVAQSARSGRSLLIAAAVGALAVVFFARHSRRC
- a CDS encoding phage holin family protein, which produces MTRSVGPPGSDTEESVGELVKQASEQISRLMRQELRLAQAEMQQKGKRFGIGGGLFGGAGVMGFIALQALAATAIVALDLLWPLWVSALTVTAVFAAVTGVLAGVGKKQVSQAGPPAPEQAVDGVKADVAEVKERAHR